The DNA window TTAAGTAAAACAACTTAAAAGCTTACATTTGGCTTCCTCTTCAGATGTTTTACAAGTATGAATACCAGAGGAAAAGAGATCAAGAGAGCAACTGCACGTCTCACCTGAAATATTTAATTCTATTGTTTTTAACACGCTATGTTTTCCTCTGTAGGAAGATCTAGGTCTTCCAGAGTCTACGTACGAGCTGTGCTACAACGCTGcctgcgctctgattggccaaGGACAGCTCACAGAGTCCCTCAATAAGCTACGACAAGCAGAGGGTCAGTGCCACTCGGTTCCTCCTTCTTTCCATTTCCTCCATTCCTTGACATGACATAATCccgattttcttttctttcgcaGAGCTTTGCAGAGTCTCATTGGCAGATGATTCAGTaagtgtggctttttttttttttgctcctaaatatttaaaaaggcaaaagagACTTTTAAGCTGTCTAATTGTCAGGTAAGACAGAACTAGATGCTTCAGCAGGGCGATGGAGTGAACTTGTTGTTGGGAGGAGAAACTATTGACATTACAGACAACTAGAAATGGAAATAGGAATTATGAagcacttttttcccccccctgcaAACGACACTGCTCATGCTTTATATCTTAACCTGCCCTGGAGAATTAATGCCTATGCTGCTTTGTCCGTCTCAGGATGTGACCGAGGAGGACATCGAGTCGGAGCTGGCCGTCATCCATTCTCAGATGGCCTACGTCATGCAGTTACAAGGTCGGACGGACGAGGCTCTGCAGCTCTACAACCAGGTCATCAAACTCAAGTGAGTGCAGGATTCAATACATTGAATCAGCTTCAAGTAGAAGACAATGCTGCCCACACAATATGGCACATAAACTATTGTCTCATCATGGTAACTGCCTTCAATGTTGTAAAAAAGGATCCTGACATGGTACCACGAAGGTTCTATATCCTCAATGAACATTATTTCAATTCCTATTGGGGGAGGCACAAACGTTAATACGCTCTTAATTTACAGGCCGTCAGATGTGGGGCTGCTCGCTGTGACCGCCAACAATATCATCACAATAAACaaggtgagcgtgtgtgtggcaATATTTCATCATGAAAGCATCATCGGGATCTAACTTCAAACCAACCCACTGGCAGAAATCCGTAAACATCTGCCCACAGTCGTCAACATGCAGAACGCAAAATCCAATTGGGGGATTATTTGACTGAAGCTCTTTGCTTCTTTCACAGGACCAAAACGTGTTCGACTCAAAGAAAAAGGTGAAGCTGACCAACGCGGAGGGCGTTGAATACAAGCTGGCGACCAAGCAGCTGCAGGCCATCGACTTCAACAAGGCCCTCCTGGCCATGTACACCAACCAGGTAGCTACGCCACCGCCGCCGGGGTCCCGAAGGGGAGGGCGAGCACCAGTGGAGGTCTTGGGCTTCGTCTCTGATGGGGATTCTTCGGTTTTGACGTCGACAGGCGGACCAGTGCAGGAAGCTGTCCTCCAGTCTTCAGTCTCAGAATCCGGGTCACCCGCGGCCGGTCCTCATCCAGGTTGCTCAGCTGTGCCGGGAGAAGCAGCACAGCCGGGCCATCGAGCTGCTCCAGGTATGAGCTGACCCAACACctgcaaaacaaactaaatcctcctcctcctgttttgtGATAACTTTCCTGGTGTTTCATTCTATAACGTGGAAGCAGATCTTCACGCTGTAAAATACTTTAGTTACATTCAGACTTCTTTCAGACATCTGTTGTGGCTTTAGAAAAGGTATTTTTTAAAGGTTGCTCTTTTCAGTGTTACATGCATCCATAGGTACAATAATATGGATTCATTCATGATTCATTTTCTCTTAATACCATGCTTTAACACACTATTCTTTTCCAGCAATTCTCAGACAAACATCCAGAGAGTGCATCTGGCATCAAGCTGACCATGGCTCAACTGTATTTAATTCAAGGTAATAGCATGTTTACCattcattatggtttgatgtgTTCAGAGCGCAGGATGTTAGTTGAAAATGTTCCAGCTTTAACAAACACATCTTTGACAAATGAAAGCATGTCGTGGATATTTCATCTGGTTTTGTAATTGTAGcctaaatattttattacacAAAAAACGTTCAAACCTCTTTCACAgcctcaaaatgtaatttacttCATCAATCAACTGGGTGATTATGTGTTCAGGATAATGTTACATTTGTGTTGTAATACCGTTTTGTGCCTCAGGTCACGTGACAAAAGCTTGCGACGTCCTGAGGTCCATTGAAGAGTTCAAGCACAAATCGGGGATGGTAAGCCCTGGATTGTCACCTTTATGTCACACCCACGTTGTTTCTTTTCAGGCCCCTTTGACGCGTAAACGTTGTCGTTGACTGCTCAGGTTTCCGCTCTGGTGACGATGTACTCCCATGAAGAAGACATCGACAGCGCCATCGAGGTCTTCAAACAAGCTATCAATTACTACCAGTCGGAACAGGTCCGTGTCCCGTGGCTTCGCTTTCTGTTGGTGCTTCTTCTCACAGGCTTCTTGTGAAGTGAGACGCTGACTCGGGGAAACAAAAGGGCTCTTCCAGGAACTCAAAGTGTCAGAACCATTCctgtttttccaaacaaagaCAGCCTCAAAAAGATAGAAAACAGTCTCCTGTAGTTTAGTCTGTGGGTAAAGCTTTCATCTGTGAAGCCCACAGGTgatgtggcgtgtgtgtgttttcgtaATCGTCATCCTTTCGTTCTCGCTCCTCACACAGCCCGGATCCGCTGTACACCTGGCGCTTGTACGTGAAGCCGCCAATTTCAAACTGAAGTACGGACGGAAAAAAGAAGCCATCAGTGATCTGGAGCAGCTGTGGAAGTGAGTTACAGAGCCCTCTTAGTGCTGGAGCCCATTTCACAGCTGctgattcagctgttttgtttccTGCAAGCCTGTTGGCAAGATGTCAAGTGTTTGAGCGGCTTGATAGACGTCAGTACAGTGTGCTTATAGACcagaaaaaatgataaaataacaatattgaCTTTTTGTGAATGGCAATCCTGCATTCATTTGACTGCATGATTTAAGTGGTGAATCTGTAAAGCTTACTTTGTAATTTTACTTGAAACAGGCAAAACACCAAAGACATCCACACACTGGCACAACTCATCTCGGCGTATTCTCTGGTGGACACGGATAAAGCCAAATCGTATCCTTTTGGATCCACTGAAACCAAAGACACTACTAAAGATGATGAATATTTCTAGAAACTGTTTAGGAAAGCTTATTCAAACATCTTTCTAACAAGAGAAAAGACACCATTTACATTAGATTTAgactttaaaattaaaattgagAAATGGATTGGGATCAATTTGCACTTTTTTTACattagatttcttttttcttcgtttTGACTATTTGTAAGATTAATCTCATGAAAATAATTGTCAGGTGCAGCCCTAGAAAACCCCACCAGACTATTTTAATGGTGCCTTTCATAAAGTGCTGCTCAAAGTGCTCCATAAGAGAAActtctttgtctttgtgatgttttattcCAAACCCTTTGGTGCCCAGCAACAGTAGGCTGCTTCACCAGCCCTTTTGTTTTTGGCACGTTAATCAGGCCGCAGACGACCAAGGGAACGCTAGGGAGCATATTCACATAGGgttaccatttaaaaaaaacaggttatttAAAGCAGTTATGTCCTCAGCATCCCTCTCCAGCCTCAGCAAGCACCTTCCATCCGCCGACATGATGGCCTTAAAGGTGGACGTGGACGAGCTGGAGAACTCCATCGCAGCCACATACGTCAGGAAAAAGGCTGCTAAGGTCACCGGAGAAAACCCCCCCAAAGAACAAATGTAAGCCTCATTGCTCTCTTCGTCGTCTGCTCTATGACAGTCAGGACGTGATCCTCTGTGCTAACACCTGGGCGTTCTCTTTACAGCCAGCAAGGCGAgatcaaaaagaagaagaagaagaagagaggtaTGCCATTAATCAAAATCAATAAAGTGGTTTGTGTGGATTCCGGGGATTCAAGTTAAACAAATAACTACTATTCAAAAGTAGTCTctggtgtgtgtatataatattgTACTTCTTTTAGGAAAGCTGCCCAAGAACTGCGACCCCAAAGCGACCCCTGACCCCGAGAGGTGGCTGCCCATGAAGGAGCGCTCCTACTACCGAGGCaagaagaaggggaagaagaaggaTCAGATCGGGAAAGGCACACAGGGAACGACGGCAGGAGCTTCGGCCGAGCTGTGAGTAGTTTGACCAAGTTTTGAAAGTGTGTTTCAGCTTCGCttccgagagggggggggggggggtttgacacCAGTCTACTAACAGCTGGCTCAGCATAAAGACTGCAACCTGGTTGTTGTACTGAGCTGAGCAGCTCCTGCACACAGTTCCCAGGACGATCAAATATTTCCTCCTGTTTCAGTGACGCCAGCAAGACGGCCAGCAGCCCCCCTACCTCCCCCAGGCCAGGGTCCGCAGCTGGCTCTTCTGCAGCCCCCGCTAGCAGCGTGGTGCCCCCGCGACAGCAGAAGCCTGCGGCCTCGGGGGCCACGCGCAAGAAGGCaccacagaagaaaaagaagggcaAAGGAGGCTggtagaggaggagaaggggggggggggcacaggaaATGCTGACTGTTTGTTTTTAGTTCAATTTGACTTTTGTCCTGGCTACTCATTTAAATACATGAAACCAGAAGAGTCTCCTCTGCTTCTTTTGTGTCATTTAATTTGTGTTAAGTACACAAGAAAGAAGTATTTCCACCAAAATTTCTCTTTGTTGCTCTGCAAAGGCAGATGGTTTCTTACAGTTTGGTTTTTACTTTTGACCTTCTCAGGTCACGGTGAAACTGCAGACACTTTTTTCATTAAAGGTcagaataatgaaaaaatactaTCTTTGTTACCTGGTGCTCAATGGAGATTTAGATATATCATTAAAATCATGTCCCTCCTGACATCGGGGACATTTGGTAGGTTTATACGTTTTCATTTTGCatctctatttgttttttaacatttttaattttaatgattAAAAACTACATTATTTTGAAGGAAGATTTTGGTAAAGTCTTTACTATTTCTTTGGTCGGAGTATTAGGATAACATACTCTGGCTGTTTGCTTCACATTTCCTTAAATTGTTCCTTTACTTTCAATCAGCTGCAAcgttaaagaatatttttgagTCCCTGTTTCAATCTATATTTAAGATAGATTTTTTCAGTCTTATTAAAACTCTTGAACAGTGACACGTGAGCTCTGTTGTTCCTATAATGTTGatacttgtttttatttactgacTGCAATcatgttttaactttaattatttaaattctTACAAAACAGGTATGTtccttttcataataaaagcaGATAATGtataaacaaaacaatctgCATAAACAAGCTCAAGTTATgctacatataaatatacaataagGTCACAGCAATGTTGTTAATCGTTCTTCTAAAACCTTGAGCAGTTAATGGGTAGATGGTCCAGTTTAGTGACCCTTAATGAGTAATGTGATGAGACTGAAAACATTTCTGAGTATCTTCCAATCTGTTTTACCTCAACCTCTGAATACTAAAAGGAGAGGAGTCAACCACTTTATTAAGAGAGGCTTTTTGCATACTTATTGCATTCTTTCTTTGACCAAAGATGACTTCACTTTTGGGATaatcaacattaaatgaattccaacaaacataaatatattCTATTCACTCTGAATGTCAAAGGCAAGCAAGGGTTCACATGCCATGTGTCGGGAAGTCTATCATCACACGAAGTCTGTATCCCTCCTGTTACAATTAGACAATGAGAAGAGCAGCGCCCCTAGAGGAGAAACCCGCATAAAACATCGCGCTGGTGGTGTGTTCACGTGCATGTCGAAATGTGCTCCAGTGAGCCAATTTACCAGCCAACCATTACAACCAAAACTCAGTCGGGGTCTTATTCCTCCTGTTAATTCCCTGCTTGAACGCAACTCATCACTCCACTCGCTTCTGGTCCAAGTTCTCCGGTAATCAGCCGGTGACGAGCTTCACCTGCCTGGAACCCGTTCGGAAGCTCCTTCAGACTTTACCGTGaagctgttgttctttttgagggggggtgggtCGGGATGCCTCGAGTGCGGCCTATTTACTCCGACTTCTTCTTCAGTCCTCTCACTGAAGATGTGGAGGAACTGCTTGCTCGTTACCAGCAGACGGACTCCGTCCGGTACGAGGTCTTCTCAGCCGTATGGAGGGAGATGGTCTTCTCGGATGTGTTCAGGGGCATCGTGAACGTGGCGGAAATGAAGCGGTTCTCCCGAGTGGCGCTGGCCACGGCCGTGAAGTACTTCCTTCCCCCGTACAGCTACCAGATCCGAGTGGGAGGCCTGTACCTGATGTTTGCTCTGTACCACACGCAACCAGCAAGTCCACCTGTGAAGATCCGGCTGGCTGTGAGGGATTGGCCCGTGGTGGAGAAGTTTGTCAAGGACTCTGGGGATTCTGGCCACCAAGATGTTGTGTACGTTTTCCGAAAGCTTGTGTTCGACAAGGCCATCCACTATGCCGCCATGCCACATTTTCTCACCTTCCACAAGCAGAAGAAGGTAAAGAAGGAGCCTATGTGCGCCGGGTTCCTCGGGAGGACCACGGCCGTCCAGGAGTTCTCCTCCACAGAAGTGCTGGAGGAGATGACCAACATCCAGGGCCAGTACGAGATGCTGAAGGAGGCCACGGTGGAGGTCAGCTGCAAGGTCACCATGACCCAGCCGGACTTCACGGCCCGCCTCCGAGACTGCATGTTGGAGTTCATGACTTGGCAGCAGAAGACTTTCTCCAAGGTCAAAAAAGAGAACTCcagtgatgatgaggaggaggaggacgagaagaagcagcaggcgGAGTACAGCAGCAGTAGGGCGCAGCTCCTGTCCTCCATTAAGCAGAAGAGCTACAGCAACTTCCAGGAGACGTCCAAGGCCAGGGGCCACCGGCGGGCCGAGACGGCGGAGTCCTCCTGCTCGGGGGCCGAGCAGGTCCGGGAGGCCGCGGCCCAGCGGCGCAGGAGGCCCCCGTCGCTGAGGGCCCGCACCAGGAAGAGCCTCGGGGTGACCCGGGACCAGTGCCAGCTCAAGGCCTGGCTCCTCAGTGTCCCTGAGACGCGGGAGAGGTCGCCGGTGAGGTGGTACAACCAGGCAGCGGCGTCCTTCAAGCCGTGATTTGGTTGGTGCTGACCTGGCGCTTTGCACTATGCCGAGCAGCTCCTGGCTTCAGGTTCATATTTGTTGTCGTCCAATGGCCTCATCACGcacttgttgctaaggtttagtttgttgttgAAAACAACCATTTTACGTTTTGAACACTTCAGTTGTTTTTTGGTGAACTGGAACTCTTAACTTATTAATAAAAGCATTCCATAGTTTCCTCACCTTGTTTTTAATCCTGTCTTTGAGAatttggcttaaaaaaaaagaatctgttgTGCAACCAAGTAAGTATTTagtgaataaatcaagagagactTATTCATTTTCTCAAAGACTTCTgtaggaccagaggagttgccccctggttGACAGTAGAGAGAATACAGCTTTAAGTCACTTTAGAGCTGCAAGTTGCTTCCTGGTCTCGACCGAGCCGACGCGGCTGAGCGAGTCCagatggagtaaaaaaaaaattaaaaaaaacatctgcagctGTGTCTCAATTCGTGGGCTGCATCCTTCTGGGGACCTGGGCTGtgtcctccaacaaccgcaaAGGCTGACTGATCACATGTCCAATATTTCTTTTCCCTATCGCTCCATTGTCAGCATATAACAGGGAGCCAACATCTATCAAGGCCCACAAAGACGTAATTTAtcataatattaaataatatggGGCTAAACACTCCCTTGAGGCATTAATAAAAGCAAATTCTACAACTTTTATCTTGAATGATTGATCAAACAAAAAATCCCATATCTAGTTATTACATATACCacatttgatatattttaattGGAAGGCCCTCCCTCCACATGGAGTATTACGCTTTCTATATACCAAAATAAACTATAGCCATAATCTTTATTGCTTTCTCTACCTTTGTTCTTAAAGAGTTCATCTGCATGTGATTATGATTTCCATCCACTTGCACGCATCAGACCAGAAGCcgt is part of the Pungitius pungitius chromosome 2, fPunPun2.1, whole genome shotgun sequence genome and encodes:
- the srp72 gene encoding signal recognition particle subunit SRP72; the protein is MASGGVSVASLWTEVNRCGQNGDFTRALKALTRILHENKDDVTALHCKIVCLVQNGSFKEALHVINSHSKTITSDVVFEKAYCEYRLNRVENALKTIEAAPEQTDKLKELYGQVLYRMERYDDCKSVYTDLIRNSQDEYEEERKTNLAAVVASMSQWEEAPVEDLGLPESTYELCYNAACALIGQGQLTESLNKLRQAEELCRVSLADDSDVTEEDIESELAVIHSQMAYVMQLQGRTDEALQLYNQVIKLKPSDVGLLAVTANNIITINKDQNVFDSKKKVKLTNAEGVEYKLATKQLQAIDFNKALLAMYTNQADQCRKLSSSLQSQNPGHPRPVLIQVAQLCREKQHSRAIELLQQFSDKHPESASGIKLTMAQLYLIQGHVTKACDVLRSIEEFKHKSGMVSALVTMYSHEEDIDSAIEVFKQAINYYQSEQPGSAVHLALVREAANFKLKYGRKKEAISDLEQLWKQNTKDIHTLAQLISAYSLVDTDKAKSLSKHLPSADMMALKVDVDELENSIAATYVRKKAAKVTGENPPKEQIQQGEIKKKKKKKRGKLPKNCDPKATPDPERWLPMKERSYYRGKKKGKKKDQIGKGTQGTTAGASAELDASKTASSPPTSPRPGSAAGSSAAPASSVVPPRQQKPAASGATRKKAPQKKKKGKGGW
- the LOC119210256 gene encoding snRNA-activating protein complex subunit 1-like — its product is MPRVRPIYSDFFFSPLTEDVEELLARYQQTDSVRYEVFSAVWREMVFSDVFRGIVNVAEMKRFSRVALATAVKYFLPPYSYQIRVGGLYLMFALYHTQPASPPVKIRLAVRDWPVVEKFVKDSGDSGHQDVVYVFRKLVFDKAIHYAAMPHFLTFHKQKKVKKEPMCAGFLGRTTAVQEFSSTEVLEEMTNIQGQYEMLKEATVEVSCKVTMTQPDFTARLRDCMLEFMTWQQKTFSKVKKENSSDDEEEEDEKKQQAEYSSSRAQLLSSIKQKSYSNFQETSKARGHRRAETAESSCSGAEQVREAAAQRRRRPPSLRARTRKSLGVTRDQCQLKAWLLSVPETRERSPVRWYNQAAASFKP